From a single Epinephelus fuscoguttatus linkage group LG18, E.fuscoguttatus.final_Chr_v1 genomic region:
- the atp6v1b2 gene encoding V-type proton ATPase subunit B, brain isoform: MAMKALRGMVNGAMSELSSAVSGTKPTAAAPRSSAASREHVMAVSRDYISQPRLTYKTVSGVNGPLVILDQVKFPRYAEIVHLTLPDGTKRSGQVLEVTGSKAVVQVFEGTSGIDAKKTSCEFTGDILRTPVSEDMLGRVFNGSGKPIDRGPAVLAEDFLDIMGQPINPQCRIYPEEMIQTGISAIDGMNSIARGQKIPIFSAAGLPHNEIAAQICRQAGLVKKSKDVMDYSEDNFAIVFAAMGVNMETARFFKSDFEENGSMDNVCLFLNLANDPTIERIITPRLALTSAEYLAYQCEKHVLVILTDMSSYAEALREVSAAREEVPGRRGFPGYMYTDLATIYERAGRVEGRNGSITQIPILTMPNDDITHPIPDLTGYITEGQIYVDRQLHNRQIYPPINVLPSLSRLMKSAIGEGMTRRDHSDVSNQLYACYAIGKDVQAMKAVVGEEALTADDLLYLEFLTKFEKNFIAQGAYENRSVFETLDIGWQLMRIFPKEMLKRIPQTTLAEFYPREAKH; the protein is encoded by the exons ATGGCGATGAAGGCTCTCAGAGGGATGGTGAACGGGGCCATGAGTGAGCTGTCCTCGGCTGTCAGCGGGACCAAACCGACGGCCGCCGCCCCGCGGTCCTCCGCCGCCTCCCGGGAGCATGTGATGGCCGTGAGCCGGGATTACATCTCGCAGCCCCGCCTCA CCTATAAAACAGTTTCTGGAGTCAACGGGCCGCTGGTGATTCTGGATCAGGTGAAG TTTCCTCGCTACGCAGAGATCGTCCATCTCACACTGCCTGATGGGACCAAGAGGAGCGGCCAGGTGCTGGAGGTCACCGGCTCCAAAGCTGTGGTGCAG GTGTTTGAGGGGACTTCAGGTATTGATGCCAAGAAGACGAGCTGCGAGTTCACAGGAGACATCCTGAGGACGCCTGTCTCCGAGGACATGTTGG gccGTGTGTTTAATGGATCTGGTAAACCTATCGACAGAGGACCAGCAGTCCTGGCTGAAGACTTCCTGGACATCATGG GCCAGCCTATAAACCCTCAGTGCCGTATCTACCCTGAGGAGATGATCCAGACGGGAATATCTGCCATCGATGGCATGAACAGCATCGCCAGAGGGCAGAAAATCCCCATCTTCTCTGCTGCCGGCCTGCCACacaacgag ATTGCAGCTCAGATCTGTCGACAGGCCGGTTTGGTGAAGAAATCCAAGGACGTGATGGACTACAGCGAGGACAACTTTGCCATCGTGTTTGCAGCTATGGGG GTGAACATGGAGACCGCCAGGTTCTTTAAGTCTGACTTTGAGGAGAACGGTTCCATGGACAACGTCTGTTTGTTCCTCAACCTGGCCAACGACCCCAC CATCGAGCGAATCATCACACCCCGTCTGGCTCTGACATCAGCAGAGTATCTGGCCTATCAGTGTGAGAAGCACGTCCTCGTCATCCTCACCGACATGAGCTCCTACGCAGAAGCTCTCCGAGAG GTGTCTGCTGCCAGAGAGGAAGTGCCAGGCCGGCGAGGTTTCCCTGGTTACATGTACACGGATTTGGCCACCATCTATGAGAGGGCGGGCCGAGTGGAAGGACGTAACGGCTCCATCACCCAGATCCCCATCCTCACGATGCCCAATGACG ACATCACTCATCCAATCCCTGACCTGACGGGTTACATCACTGAGGGACAAATCTATGTGGACAGACAACTTCACAACAGACAG ATCTATCCTCCCATCAACGTGCTGCCGTCTCTCTCTCGTCTCATGAAATCTGCCATCGGGGAGGGAATGACCCGCAGAGACCACTCTGATGTTTCCAACCAGCTC tacgCGTGTTATGCCATAGGGAAGGACGTCCAGGCCATGAAGGCGGTGGTGGGGGAGGAGGCTCTGACAGCTGATGACCTGCTCTATCTGGAGTTCCTGACCAAGTTCGAGAAAAACTTCATCGCCCAAG GTGCCTACGAGAACAGGAGCGTGTTTGAGACTCTGGACATCGGATGGCAGCTGATGAGGATCTTCCCCAAAGAGATGCTGAAGAGGATCCCTCAGACCACCTTGGCTGAGTTTTACCCCCGAGAAGCCAAACATTAA